Part of the Sphingomonadaceae bacterium OTU29LAMAA1 genome, CGGGCTTCCGGCGCCGGCGGGCAGCACATCAACACGACCGATTCGGCGGTGCGCATCACGCACATCCCGACGGGTATCGTCGTGCAGTGCCAGAACCAGCGTTCGCAGCACAAGAACAAGGCGGAGGCGTACAACCAGCTCCGCGCGCGTCTGTACGAGCGCGAGTTGCAGATCCGCGAGCAGGCGGCAAATGCCGAGAATGCGACCAAGACCGATATCGGCTGGGGGCATCAGATCCGCAGCTACGTGCTCCAGCCGTACCAGCTGGTGAAGGACCTGCGCACCGGCACGACCTCGACCGCGCCGAGCGACGTGCTCGACGGCGATCTCGACCCGTTCATGGCGGCGGCCCTGTCGCAGCGCGTGACCGGCGAGAAGGTCGAGGTGGAGGACGTCGATTGATCCTGCGTCGGACCTTGGCCGTGGCGGTGCTGGGCGGGCTGTCGCTTGTCCTGACGGGATGCGACGGGTCCAAGCCGCTGATCAAGCGCGCGGAAAAGGCCGAAAAGTTTCCCGCCGCCGATCGCCCGGTCGCGCACATCGTCTCGTCGCGCTGGTCGAACGAAGAGGCGCGCGATCGGCTGAACGAGGCCGGCGAAGTGATGGACAAGGCGGGTATCGCCAAGGGCATGACGGTCGCCGATATCGGTGCGGGCGAAGGCTATTATACGATCAGGCTGGCGCAGCGCGTTGGCGCGGAAGGCCGGGTGCTTGCGGAGGACATCGTCGCCAGTGTCCGCGACACGCTGGCGGAGCGTGTGGCGCGCGAGGATCTAGAAAATGTGTCGGTCCGCCTCGGCGCACCGGCCGATCCCAGGCTGCCGGCCGCGAGTTTCGACCGGGTGCTGATGGTGCATATGTATCACGAGATCGAGCAGCCATATGAATTCCTGTGGCGGCTGCGGCCATCGTTGAAGCCGGACGGGCTGGTGGTAGTCGTCGACGCCAATCGCCAGACCCAGAACCACGGTACGCCGCCGGCGCTGCTGCGATGCGAGTTCGCGGCGGTGGGCTATCGTCAGGTCGCCACCAGCGAGATGCCGTCCGCCGGCGGCTATATGGCGACCTTCCGTGCGGTCGGGCCCCGGCCGAAGCCGGAAGCGATCAAGGGATGCGTGTTGCGCTGACCCGACCGGTCGTCGGCGACGGCGTGGTCACATCCATCCCCCGTCACGCAGACTGATGGCCCGGTCAGCCGTCAGGATCAGATGGTCTACCACCGCGATATCGACCGCCGCGGCGATCCGGATGAGGTCGCGGGTGCAGCCAAGGTCTGCGGCACTCGGCGTCGCCACGCCGCCGGGATGGTTATGGGCCAGCACCAGCGCCGCGGCGTCGAGACGTAGAGCCTCGCTCAGGATAATGCGGAAAGGCGGAGCGATGGCCGCCACCGTGCCGCTGAAATCGGAACGGCCCAACAACATCCATTCCGGATCGAGATACAGGACGACCGCCCGTTCGATTGTGCTGTCGGCGACGGCTCCGCAAAGCGCGACGACACTTGCGGCGTCGATGATGCATGGCGTGGCGGGGGCAGCCGTCATGCTCCCCCTTGCCACCTGTGTCCCCGCATGTACGGCCGGGCGAATCCGTTTCGGCGGCATGCTTGGCGACTCACGACATCCGCGTTAGGTCCGCGGCATGCGCCAATATCTCGACCTTATGGACCGCGTACTGACCAGCGGTGCCGAGCAGATGGACCGGACCGGCACCGGCACGCTGTCCGTGTTCGGGGCGCAGATGCGCTTCGACCTGCGGCAGGGTTTTCCGGTCCTCACCACCAAAAAGCTGCACCTGCGATCGATCATCATCGAATTGCTGTGGTTCCTGCGCGGCGACACCAACGTCCGCTGGTTGCAGGATCGCAAGGTCAGCATCTGGAACGAATGGGCGGATGCGGACGGCGATCTGGGGCCGGTCTACGGCAAACAATGGCGCGACTGGGAGACGGCGGACGGTCGCCACATCGACCAGATCAAGGACCTGATCGAACAGATCAGGACGCAGCCCGCCTCGCGTCGCCAGATCGTGTCGGCGTGGAATCCCGGCGAGTTGCACGCGATGGCGCTGGCCCCGTGCCATTGCCTGTTCCAGACCCATGTCGCGAACGGCCGGCTGTCGTTGCAGCTCTACCAACGCTCGGCGGACGTCTTCCTCGGTGTGCCGTTCAACGTCGCGAGCTATGCATTGCTGACACACATTCTGGCGCAGCAATGCGGGCTGGAGGTTGGCGACTTCATCTGGACCGGTGGCGACTGCCACCTGTATTCGAATCATCTGGATCAGGCGCGGCTGCAATTGACGCGCGATCCCGGGCCGCTGCCGCGGCTGGAGATCGTGCGGACGCCGCCGGCGATCGATGCGTACGAATATGAGGATTTCGTGCTGCACGGCTATGAGGCGCAAGCGCACATCAAGGCGCCGGTGGCGGTGTGATCAGCTTTCACCTCGCACGGGCCGATAATGGCGTGATCGGACGGGATGGCGGATTGCCGTGGCGGTTGCCCGCGGATTTGAAGCGGTTCAAGGCGCAGACGATGGGCCGGCCGATGGTGATGGGCCGCAAGACGTTCGAGAGCTTCCCGGCGCCATTGCCGGGCCGCCGGCATATCGTGCTGACGCGCGATCGTACGTGGGCCGCCGTGGGAGCGGAGGTGGTGCATTCGGTGGAGGATGCGCTGGCGATGGCCGGGGACGATGTGGCGGTGATCGGCGGCGCGGAAGTATTTGCGCTGTTCCTCGATCGCGCGGACCGGGTGGAACTGACCGAAGTGCACCTGGAGGCGGAAGGCGATGTGAGCATGCCGGCGTTCGATGGCTGGCGCGAGGTGTCGCGAGAGGATGTCGCCGCCGAGGGGGGGCGTCCGGCGTATAGCTTCGTGACGCTGCTGCGCTGACCATCATTCCTCCCGCAAGGGGGAGGTGACGCTGCGGAGCGGTGACGAAGGGGAGGTAAGCGGCGTCCTCCACAATGATACGCCGCCTACTTCCGCCTCCACCACCTGCTGACGCCGAACGGTCCCGCTGGTCAGGGAGGACGTGTGCACGAACTATCTTCGTTGTTCCCGCTCCCGCATACTCCTCCCACGGAGCGTGCGACTCCGCAGGTGGAGGGCGTGGATGCGGAAGTGGCTGATCGCTGGCGGCGTGCTCGTCCTGATGGCGCCGGTGGGCTTCTTCGGGATCGCGCCCGGGGTCGTCGAGCGGTCGATGAACGTCGTCGCGCCCTTACCGATCCGGATCACGCCGCAGGCGCGGGCGCTGCACCGGACGCTTGCCATAGCCGACATGCATGCGGACACGCTGCTCTGGAACCGCGACCTGCTCGACCGGGGCACGCGGGGGCAGGTCGACCTGCCGCGGCTGGAAGAGGGGAATGTCGCGCTCCAGATCTTTTCCTCTGTAACCAAGACCCCGAAGCACCAGAATTACGATGCGAACGGTGCCGACACCGACAATATCACGCTGCTGACGGTCGCGCAGATGCAACCGCCACGCACATGGACGTCGCTGCTGCAACGCTCGCTGTGGCATGCTGCCAAACTGCGGCGAGCGGTCGCCGGATCGGACGGGCGGCTGCGGCTGGTGCGCCGTCCCGCCGACCTCGACCGGCTGATGCAGGCGCGGCGCGACTGGACGCATTGTTTCGGCGAGCATTGCCTGACCGGGCCACCGG contains:
- a CDS encoding methyltransferase domain-containing protein, whose amino-acid sequence is MILRRTLAVAVLGGLSLVLTGCDGSKPLIKRAEKAEKFPAADRPVAHIVSSRWSNEEARDRLNEAGEVMDKAGIAKGMTVADIGAGEGYYTIRLAQRVGAEGRVLAEDIVASVRDTLAERVAREDLENVSVRLGAPADPRLPAASFDRVLMVHMYHEIEQPYEFLWRLRPSLKPDGLVVVVDANRQTQNHGTPPALLRCEFAAVGYRQVATSEMPSAGGYMATFRAVGPRPKPEAIKGCVLR
- a CDS encoding thymidylate synthase, translated to MRQYLDLMDRVLTSGAEQMDRTGTGTLSVFGAQMRFDLRQGFPVLTTKKLHLRSIIIELLWFLRGDTNVRWLQDRKVSIWNEWADADGDLGPVYGKQWRDWETADGRHIDQIKDLIEQIRTQPASRRQIVSAWNPGELHAMALAPCHCLFQTHVANGRLSLQLYQRSADVFLGVPFNVASYALLTHILAQQCGLEVGDFIWTGGDCHLYSNHLDQARLQLTRDPGPLPRLEIVRTPPAIDAYEYEDFVLHGYEAQAHIKAPVAV
- a CDS encoding dihydrofolate reductase codes for the protein MISFHLARADNGVIGRDGGLPWRLPADLKRFKAQTMGRPMVMGRKTFESFPAPLPGRRHIVLTRDRTWAAVGAEVVHSVEDALAMAGDDVAVIGGAEVFALFLDRADRVELTEVHLEAEGDVSMPAFDGWREVSREDVAAEGGRPAYSFVTLLR